From the Maioricimonas rarisocia genome, one window contains:
- a CDS encoding DUF1549 and DUF1553 domain-containing protein: protein MPIFIVTLLLAPTLLPAAEIAELRVFPPEVSLQTSRDRQSIVVQALYSDGLTRDVTDKAEWAIDNAGCIRRDGHLLYPVADGEAKLKIAFEGKSQTIPIKVTKASEGRPISFKLDVMPVFMKAGCNTGSCHGAARGKDGFMLSLFGYDPDGDHFRITREQPGRRIDLAVPERSLLVEKAVGAVPHTGGKRYEPESELNQIVLEWISSGTPKDPADQATCTSIELYPRQAVLDGEGETQQVTVLARYSDGTTRDVTSLAAFFSNNETSADIDDTGLVSAGARGEAYIFARFDVHTVGSQYITLPKGLQYEQRPFEPVNYIDELVAAKLNKLRIHPSEKCSDSEFIRRVYIDLVGLLPTHAEFEEFVNSPDPDKRAKKIDELLSRKEFTEIWVSKWAEWLMMRSNNQVSNKSIVLYYQWLVEQISNNVPLDVMVKDLLSSSGGTFSVPQTNFYEIERDQLKVAENVAQIFMGMRIQCAQCHNHPFDRWTQDDYYNFASFFSQIGRKRGEDYREQIIYNRGGGEVKHPVTGQNAVPVFLGGGKPEIKGGQDRREVLANWLASPDNPYFAENFANRVWHHFFGVGVVDPVDDVRVSNPPSNPELLETLARKFTESNYDFKGLVRDICLSNTYQRSTQRNESNMTDERNFAHQTIRRIKAESMLDIISQVTNTKDDFAKLPPGARAVQIADGATSTYFLTTFGRAKRETACSCEVQMEPTLSQALHLMNGDTVNNKIRQGGLLKQLKDEGLDPMQIVERLYVTCLARKPTEEEKASLAPLFAEGSNVDQGLEDVFWALLNSREFLFNH, encoded by the coding sequence ATGCCCATCTTCATCGTGACGCTGCTGCTCGCGCCGACGCTGCTGCCTGCAGCCGAGATCGCCGAGCTGCGCGTTTTCCCGCCGGAAGTGAGCCTCCAGACCAGTCGGGATCGGCAGTCGATCGTCGTCCAGGCTCTCTATTCCGACGGCCTCACACGTGACGTCACCGACAAGGCCGAGTGGGCCATCGACAACGCCGGCTGTATCCGGCGCGATGGCCACCTGCTGTACCCCGTCGCTGACGGCGAGGCGAAGCTCAAGATCGCCTTCGAAGGGAAGTCGCAGACGATCCCGATCAAGGTGACCAAAGCCTCCGAAGGCCGGCCGATCAGCTTCAAACTCGACGTGATGCCGGTCTTCATGAAGGCGGGCTGCAACACCGGTAGCTGCCACGGCGCCGCCCGCGGCAAGGACGGCTTCATGCTCTCGCTGTTCGGTTACGATCCGGACGGCGACCATTTCCGGATTACCCGCGAGCAGCCCGGCCGTCGCATCGATCTGGCCGTTCCCGAGCGAAGCCTGCTCGTCGAGAAGGCCGTTGGCGCCGTTCCGCATACCGGCGGCAAGCGCTACGAGCCGGAGTCGGAACTGAACCAGATCGTCCTCGAGTGGATCTCCTCCGGTACCCCCAAGGATCCGGCCGACCAGGCGACCTGCACCAGCATCGAACTTTATCCCCGCCAGGCCGTTCTGGATGGTGAAGGGGAAACTCAGCAGGTCACCGTCCTCGCCCGTTATTCCGACGGCACGACCCGCGACGTCACCTCGCTGGCCGCCTTCTTCTCCAACAACGAGACCTCTGCCGACATCGATGACACCGGGCTGGTTTCCGCCGGTGCCCGTGGCGAAGCCTACATCTTCGCCCGCTTCGACGTGCACACGGTCGGTTCGCAGTACATCACCCTGCCGAAGGGACTGCAGTACGAGCAGCGTCCGTTCGAGCCGGTCAACTACATCGACGAACTCGTGGCGGCCAAGCTGAACAAGCTGCGGATCCACCCGTCCGAGAAGTGCAGCGACAGCGAGTTCATCCGCCGCGTCTACATCGACCTGGTGGGTCTGCTGCCGACGCACGCCGAGTTCGAAGAATTCGTCAACAGCCCCGATCCCGACAAGCGGGCGAAGAAGATCGACGAACTGCTCAGCCGCAAGGAGTTCACCGAAATCTGGGTCTCCAAGTGGGCCGAGTGGCTCATGATGCGGTCGAACAACCAGGTTTCGAACAAGTCGATCGTCCTCTACTACCAGTGGCTCGTCGAGCAGATCTCCAACAACGTTCCGCTGGACGTGATGGTCAAGGATCTGCTCTCCTCGAGCGGCGGTACGTTCTCGGTCCCGCAGACCAATTTCTACGAGATCGAACGGGACCAGCTGAAGGTCGCCGAAAACGTGGCGCAGATCTTCATGGGCATGCGAATCCAGTGTGCCCAGTGTCACAACCACCCGTTCGACCGCTGGACACAGGACGACTACTACAACTTCGCCTCCTTCTTCTCGCAGATTGGACGCAAGCGGGGTGAAGACTACCGCGAGCAGATCATCTACAACCGCGGCGGCGGTGAAGTGAAGCATCCGGTCACCGGCCAGAACGCCGTTCCCGTGTTCCTGGGCGGCGGCAAGCCGGAAATCAAGGGGGGACAGGATCGCCGCGAGGTCCTCGCCAACTGGCTCGCTTCCCCCGACAATCCGTACTTCGCCGAGAACTTCGCCAACCGCGTGTGGCACCACTTCTTCGGCGTGGGTGTTGTCGATCCGGTCGACGACGTGCGGGTCTCCAATCCGCCGTCGAACCCCGAACTGCTCGAAACGCTCGCCCGCAAGTTCACCGAGTCGAACTACGACTTCAAGGGCCTCGTCCGCGACATCTGCCTCTCGAACACCTACCAGCGTTCGACGCAGCGGAACGAGAGCAACATGACCGACGAGCGAAACTTCGCCCACCAGACGATTCGCCGCATCAAGGCCGAGTCGATGCTGGACATCATCAGCCAGGTGACGAACACGAAGGACGACTTCGCCAAGTTGCCGCCGGGAGCCCGGGCCGTCCAGATTGCCGACGGAGCAACCAGCACCTACTTCCTGACGACCTTCGGCCGAGCCAAGCGGGAAACCGCCTGCTCGTGCGAAGTGCAGATGGAACCGACGCTTTCTCAGGCCCTGCACCTGATGAACGGCGACACGGTCAACAACAAGATCCGCCAGGGCGGCCTGCTCAAGCAGCTCAAGGACGAAGGCCTCGACCCCATGCAGATCGTCGAGCGGCTGTACGTGACGTGCCTTGCCCGCAAGCCGACCGAAGAAGAGAAAGCCTCGCTGGCACCGCTGTTTGCCGAAGGCAGCAACGTCGACCAGGGCCTCGAAGACGTCTTCTGGGCACTGCTCAACAGCCGCGAGTTCCTGTTCAACCACTAG
- a CDS encoding DUF6655 family protein, which produces MSSLRLCLTVLCLGVACGCTSTKTSNTARTAVEQLLISNAVDQALDRIDFRPFAGQPVFIQEKYVDCVDKAYVVASLRHRVMNAGGKIVDAVDDATVVLELRSGSVGTNTSESFIGVPEVALPGMMTLPEVQLLTRTYQTGTAKLGLVAYDARTKTVLGAGGVSLAQSDDSNWFVAGVGPFQTGSVRSEVKKKNGKGTSQFTPSRLPDSVAFQTPAPAEDAAGEVQFTSGEQPAK; this is translated from the coding sequence ATGTCTTCTCTGCGTTTATGTCTTACGGTTCTCTGTCTCGGAGTGGCTTGTGGCTGTACCAGCACCAAGACGAGCAACACGGCTCGGACCGCCGTCGAACAGCTGCTGATCTCGAATGCCGTCGATCAGGCACTGGATCGAATCGACTTTCGCCCGTTCGCCGGGCAACCGGTGTTTATTCAGGAGAAGTACGTGGACTGCGTCGACAAGGCCTATGTCGTCGCCTCGCTGCGTCACCGGGTGATGAATGCCGGCGGCAAGATCGTCGATGCGGTCGACGATGCGACCGTGGTCCTCGAGCTGCGCAGCGGTTCGGTCGGGACGAACACCTCGGAGTCATTCATCGGTGTGCCGGAGGTCGCTCTGCCCGGCATGATGACCCTGCCGGAGGTGCAGTTGCTGACCCGTACCTACCAGACCGGTACGGCGAAGCTCGGACTGGTGGCGTATGACGCCAGGACGAAAACGGTCCTCGGGGCCGGCGGCGTCTCGCTGGCGCAGTCGGATGACAGCAACTGGTTCGTCGCCGGCGTCGGGCCGTTCCAGACGGGGTCCGTTCGAAGCGAAGTGAAGAAGAAGAACGGCAAGGGGACCTCACAGTTCACGCCAAGTCGACTGCCGGATTCGGTCGCCTTCCAGACGCCCGCTCCCGCAGAAGATGCCGCGGGCGAGGTTCAGTTCACATCCGGCGAGCAGCCGGCTAAGTGA
- a CDS encoding PPC domain-containing protein, whose amino-acid sequence MRIADHARMTIFGLLLALAAAPASAASPRFTNILPHGGQRGTEVDVTLYGSNLEDAEEVLVYDPGLEVVSFAHPEDEKQKGRQLKVRFRLTDATPLGTQRLRIRTRTGLTEIQNFHVGPLPVVDEKEPNTQFDTPQAIDKNVTVHGRVDREDVDYYVVECKKGERLSAEVFGLRLGYSSTGNFFDPYIAILDEKRFELTTEDDSALVWNDAVASVVVPEDGKYYIQVRDAAYGGDGRAYYLLHVGNFPRPRAVIPAGGKPGETLEVTLIGDPTGPFKQQVTVPTDNPERFGVEVRDEHGIAPSNMPFRISDLDNYIEQEPNNSRQEATPAAAPGAYNGALSEPGDIDFFKFAAKKGQVFDVEVYGRRIRSPIDSVVYIYRMDNGGRVAADDDKRRPDSSVRFTAPEDGEYVVAVRDHLNNGGPEYAYRIELTPVTPQLVAKPLDIRRYVQPDFVIPQGSGRGVVLNVTRQDFGGPVNFRSDNLPAGVRLECPEGWRGGGQMSFVMYAAEDAPVGGNYADVTTYLEDPKQADRKIEGPVMQELLMVRGRNNNYVWTEDQQRVAVVVTEKAPFRVSVETPKVPLVRGGSMQLKVTCEKDEGWDEDIQLLVLQNPSGVNSSRSVKIPKGKNEALIPMNASGNAAVQETMVALRAIAKVGNGSVETCTPFFPIRVEEQYATFEFAQAAVERGKEGAMLVTVTKRKDWEGEAEVKLLGLPANATAEPLKMTSDMTELTFTIQTNEKTPISDNKNIFCQLLVPEAGDTILHSLGKGRLRVDPPPPQPKKTEEPKPQPKVAAAEAKPKPLSRLEQLRLQAEKLREQGAEME is encoded by the coding sequence ATGCGGATCGCTGATCACGCTCGGATGACCATTTTCGGCCTGCTGCTCGCATTGGCCGCCGCTCCTGCCAGTGCCGCCTCGCCGCGGTTTACCAACATCCTCCCGCATGGTGGCCAGCGCGGCACCGAAGTCGACGTCACGCTGTACGGATCGAACCTCGAGGACGCCGAAGAAGTCCTCGTTTACGATCCGGGCCTCGAAGTCGTCTCCTTCGCCCATCCCGAAGACGAAAAGCAGAAGGGGCGGCAGCTGAAGGTTCGGTTTCGCCTGACCGATGCGACTCCGCTTGGCACGCAGCGACTGCGAATTCGCACCCGTACCGGGCTGACCGAGATCCAGAATTTTCACGTCGGCCCCCTTCCCGTCGTCGACGAGAAGGAACCCAATACGCAGTTCGACACGCCTCAGGCCATCGACAAGAACGTCACGGTCCATGGCCGCGTCGACCGCGAAGACGTGGACTATTACGTGGTCGAGTGCAAGAAGGGAGAACGGCTCAGTGCCGAAGTCTTCGGTCTGCGTCTCGGCTACTCCTCGACCGGCAACTTCTTCGATCCGTACATCGCCATTCTCGACGAGAAGCGCTTCGAACTGACGACCGAAGACGACTCGGCCCTCGTCTGGAATGACGCCGTCGCATCTGTGGTCGTCCCCGAAGACGGCAAGTATTACATCCAGGTGCGCGACGCAGCGTACGGAGGCGACGGACGGGCCTACTACCTGCTTCATGTCGGCAACTTCCCCCGCCCCCGGGCGGTGATTCCAGCCGGTGGCAAGCCGGGCGAAACTCTCGAAGTCACACTGATCGGCGACCCGACCGGCCCGTTCAAGCAGCAGGTCACCGTCCCGACCGACAACCCGGAGCGGTTCGGCGTTGAAGTCCGGGATGAACACGGAATCGCCCCGTCGAACATGCCGTTCCGCATCAGCGACCTCGACAACTACATCGAGCAGGAACCGAACAACTCCCGCCAGGAAGCGACCCCTGCGGCCGCGCCAGGTGCCTACAACGGCGCTCTGAGCGAGCCGGGCGACATCGACTTCTTCAAGTTCGCCGCCAAGAAGGGCCAGGTGTTCGACGTCGAAGTCTACGGTCGCCGCATCCGCTCGCCGATCGACTCCGTCGTTTACATCTACCGCATGGACAACGGCGGACGCGTCGCTGCCGATGACGACAAGCGACGTCCGGACAGCTCCGTCCGCTTCACCGCGCCCGAAGACGGCGAATACGTCGTCGCCGTTCGCGACCACCTGAACAATGGCGGTCCCGAGTACGCGTACCGCATCGAACTGACGCCCGTCACGCCGCAACTCGTCGCCAAACCGCTGGACATTCGCCGCTACGTGCAGCCCGACTTCGTGATTCCCCAGGGCTCCGGCCGCGGTGTCGTGCTCAACGTGACCCGGCAGGACTTCGGCGGTCCGGTCAACTTCCGCAGCGACAACCTCCCGGCCGGCGTCCGGCTTGAGTGCCCCGAAGGATGGCGTGGTGGCGGCCAGATGTCATTCGTCATGTACGCCGCCGAAGATGCTCCTGTCGGCGGGAACTACGCGGACGTGACCACGTACCTGGAGGATCCGAAGCAGGCCGACCGCAAGATCGAAGGCCCCGTCATGCAGGAACTGCTGATGGTCCGCGGTCGCAACAACAATTACGTCTGGACCGAAGACCAGCAGCGGGTCGCTGTCGTCGTGACCGAGAAGGCTCCGTTCAGGGTTTCTGTAGAAACTCCCAAGGTGCCCCTCGTCCGCGGCGGCTCGATGCAGCTGAAGGTCACCTGCGAGAAGGACGAAGGCTGGGACGAAGACATCCAGCTGCTCGTGCTGCAGAATCCTTCCGGCGTCAACTCCAGCCGCTCGGTCAAGATTCCCAAGGGGAAGAACGAGGCTCTCATTCCGATGAACGCATCGGGGAATGCCGCCGTGCAGGAAACGATGGTTGCACTGCGTGCGATTGCGAAGGTCGGCAACGGCAGCGTCGAGACCTGTACACCCTTCTTCCCGATTCGCGTCGAAGAGCAGTACGCCACGTTCGAGTTTGCCCAGGCCGCCGTCGAGCGCGGCAAGGAAGGGGCAATGCTGGTGACGGTCACGAAGCGGAAAGACTGGGAAGGTGAAGCCGAGGTCAAACTGCTCGGACTCCCCGCCAACGCGACCGCCGAACCGCTGAAGATGACCTCCGACATGACGGAGCTCACCTTCACCATCCAGACGAACGAGAAGACGCCGATCAGCGACAACAAAAACATCTTCTGCCAGCTGCTGGTGCCGGAAGCCGGCGACACGATCCTGCACAGTCTCGGCAAGGGCCGCCTGCGGGTCGATCCGCCCCCGCCGCAGCCCAAGAAGACCGAAGAGCCCAAGCCGCAGCCCAAGGTGGCCGCCGCCGAAGCAAAGCCGAAACCCCTGTCCCGTCTCGAACAGCTGCGTCTGCAGGCCGAGAAGCTGCGGGAACAGGGCGCCGAAATGGAATAA
- a CDS encoding c-type cytochrome domain-containing protein, with product MRWKNAIVAGVASLTCVALASTTATADDKKPADKERITYQDHVLPIFRQRCGSCHNPNDRKGGLALDSYAAAMEGGSSGTVVEGGDPDASYLWMLVTHDSEPFMPPGADKLPQKELDLIRTWIEQGLLENSGSKAKITKSTVSKIEVTTDRPAEVAMPTRYFGDPQYVSDQLNAVTALAVSPWASLAAVSGHQQVSLYDTAKLEHLGTLPFPEGQPHIIKFSRNGSLLLVGGGRGGASGKVIVFDVKTGERMIEVGDEYDQVLAADISSDHSLIALGGPKRIVRVYSASTGEMLYEIKKHTDWVTAIEFSPDGVLLATGGRSNGLFVWEAFTGRPFHDLKGHTGQITDVSWRTDSNVLASSSSDGNIKLWEMNNGSQIKSWGAHGGGAEAVEYVRDGRIVSTGRDRVARLWKGDGGKIRDFGGLKDLGLEVAFDAESERLLGGDWTGEVCVWNGADGAELGRLSTNPPTLAARMTSAQQELAKVEAEAQKQVAALEAMKKARQAEEAAAQQAAKQAEMASAKVAEVTAKKAEADELAAERNASLAKAGEALKQAEAALAAAKKAYEEAAKGQQAAQVASTEAAKQATTLAQQAQEAAKQAEAQKAAAAKAAEEAKPTAEEQKALAEAEAAAKAAQERAAQVRARLEELKTLQENDTRAASVTP from the coding sequence ATGCGTTGGAAGAATGCGATTGTCGCTGGCGTCGCCTCGCTGACCTGCGTCGCGCTGGCATCGACCACCGCGACGGCCGATGACAAGAAGCCCGCGGATAAAGAGAGGATCACCTACCAGGATCATGTGCTGCCGATCTTCCGGCAGCGGTGCGGATCCTGCCACAACCCCAACGACCGCAAAGGGGGACTGGCACTGGACAGCTATGCCGCTGCGATGGAAGGCGGCTCATCCGGTACGGTTGTCGAGGGTGGTGACCCCGATGCCAGCTACCTCTGGATGCTCGTCACGCACGACTCCGAACCGTTCATGCCGCCCGGAGCCGACAAGCTCCCGCAGAAGGAACTCGACCTGATCCGCACGTGGATCGAACAGGGTCTGCTGGAGAACTCTGGCAGCAAGGCCAAGATCACGAAGAGCACCGTCTCCAAGATCGAAGTGACGACCGACCGGCCGGCGGAAGTCGCCATGCCGACCCGTTACTTCGGCGATCCGCAGTACGTCTCCGATCAGCTGAACGCCGTCACCGCCCTGGCGGTCAGCCCCTGGGCGTCACTTGCGGCCGTCTCCGGACACCAGCAGGTCAGTCTCTACGATACCGCAAAGCTCGAGCACCTCGGCACACTCCCCTTCCCCGAAGGTCAGCCGCATATCATCAAGTTCAGCCGCAACGGTTCGCTCCTGCTGGTCGGGGGTGGACGTGGCGGAGCGTCCGGCAAGGTCATCGTCTTCGACGTGAAGACCGGCGAGCGGATGATCGAAGTGGGAGACGAGTACGACCAGGTCCTCGCGGCCGACATCAGTTCCGACCACTCGCTGATCGCTCTGGGCGGACCGAAGCGGATCGTGCGCGTCTACTCGGCCTCGACCGGCGAGATGCTCTACGAGATCAAGAAGCACACCGACTGGGTGACCGCGATCGAGTTCAGCCCGGATGGGGTGTTGCTCGCCACCGGCGGCCGCTCGAACGGCCTGTTCGTCTGGGAAGCCTTCACCGGGCGTCCCTTCCACGATCTGAAGGGGCACACCGGACAGATCACCGACGTCAGCTGGCGAACCGACAGCAACGTGCTGGCCTCCAGCAGTAGCGATGGCAACATCAAGCTCTGGGAAATGAACAACGGCAGCCAGATCAAGTCCTGGGGAGCTCACGGCGGCGGTGCCGAAGCGGTTGAGTACGTCCGCGATGGCCGGATCGTCTCGACCGGTCGGGACCGCGTCGCCCGGCTCTGGAAGGGAGACGGCGGCAAGATCCGTGACTTTGGCGGACTGAAGGATCTCGGCCTCGAGGTCGCGTTCGATGCCGAGTCCGAACGGCTGCTCGGAGGCGACTGGACCGGTGAGGTCTGCGTCTGGAACGGTGCCGATGGAGCCGAGCTGGGACGACTCTCGACCAACCCGCCCACACTGGCCGCCCGCATGACGTCCGCTCAGCAGGAGCTGGCGAAAGTTGAAGCGGAGGCCCAGAAGCAGGTGGCCGCTCTCGAAGCGATGAAGAAGGCCCGCCAGGCGGAAGAAGCCGCCGCCCAGCAGGCTGCAAAGCAGGCGGAAATGGCGTCTGCGAAAGTGGCTGAAGTCACCGCAAAGAAGGCCGAGGCCGACGAACTCGCCGCCGAACGTAACGCTTCACTGGCCAAGGCAGGCGAGGCCCTCAAGCAGGCCGAAGCCGCCCTGGCGGCCGCAAAGAAGGCGTACGAGGAGGCCGCCAAGGGTCAGCAGGCTGCACAGGTCGCCAGCACCGAAGCGGCGAAACAGGCCACGACGCTCGCCCAGCAGGCCCAGGAAGCCGCCAAACAGGCGGAAGCACAGAAGGCTGCCGCCGCCAAGGCTGCCGAGGAAGCCAAACCGACCGCCGAAGAGCAGAAGGCACTCGCCGAAGCCGAAGCGGCGGCGAAGGCCGCACAGGAACGGGCCGCTCAGGTTCGTGCCCGGCTCGAAGAGCTCAAGACGTTGCAGGAGAACGACACCCGAGCGGCGTCGGTCACCCCCTGA